The following DNA comes from Alkalibacter saccharofermentans DSM 14828.
GTATTATTTTTCATTTTGCACTCCAATTCAATCGTTTCTGGTTACTTCCACAATTACCCTGTTTGGAAGGCATACGATCATTTCTCCGTTTTCATCTGCAGGTGTCGTGTGAACGCAAATTTGATCCGGACAAGTAGCTTCCACAATTCTGACTACGCCACTATCTATTATTACGATGTTTACGTCACCGTTTTGTTCGACGCGTATCTCTTCGTTGGTGTCTTTAGTCAAAGGAATTTCTCGAAACACCTCTCCATCTATAGTTATGACTACCTTGAGATCA
Coding sequences within:
- a CDS encoding NusG domain II-containing protein, with translation MKKKDLVLMAVVLIIAVIGLLFSHIYSSDAADLKVVITIDGEVFREIPLTKDTNEEIRVEQNGDVNIVIIDSGVVRIVEATCPDQICVHTTPADENGEMIVCLPNRVIVEVTRND